The sequence TTATTGTAAAAGGGCTTTGATATTGATATTTCTCTAAATTCAGTATTATTAAATGTATAGAGCCATGAAAAAATCACTTGTAAAAAAACAGCAAAAATGATTATATAATTATTATATAAATTCTTTTTTGCTTGTAAAGAATTAAAAACTTTACCTAAAACAATAACAGAAATAATTAATAGAGATGTATTCAGAACAGAAGTAACAATCGCAAAGGATTCTCTGTTTATTATTCCGGAAGTAAAAATTATTCCTAATAATGAAATTAAAAGAAAAACTATTACAGGAGCAGAAAATAATATTTTAAGACGTTTCGAGAAAATAAACATCAAAAAAGCAACTGTTAATGAAAAATAATAAATTGGCAATCTGAATAAATAATCTACAAACATTTTTTTCAAAAAAGTTGAAAAATATGATTTTGTGAAATAATTATCAAAAGATAAACCAACATCTTTTTCGCCACCCCAAATATTGTAATATAAAAAATATATCAGCAAAAATATAATAAGAACTATTATCATTCCAATATATTGTTTTTTTCGCTCTTTGATAAAAAGAAACAAAAAGAATATTCCCAAAGCTCCAAAAACAGTAAAAATATATACAGGATGAAGAATGACAGTAACACAAGCCAATAAAACTAATAAAACATAGTCCTTCTTGTATAATGAAATTGCAACAAAAGGAAACAACAGAAAAGCAGCAATAAATTTAGGATAGAAAAAAACATTTGTGCTGAATCCCCCTTTAAAAGGCAGAATACCCCCCAAAACAATCAACAAAGATGCAAAAATTACACTTTTAAAGTTCTTTTGTTTAAAAACATTAATAAACATTTGACTAAAAGATACTGCACTCAATACCGCAACTAGCGGGATAAACTGATATACAAAAACAAAGACAGAGGGGATATTTGAAAAATTCAATAAAAAGGAGTTTACCCAAATATCAAAATTATGATATGGTATTTTGATGCTTTCGCTCCCTTCATTAAATATAGTATACCATAGATTGCAAGCCTCATTATTAAAGCTGTTAAAGGTTTCTGCAACCGAAACGTAATAGTTATAATCACGATAATACAGATGAATATTGCCTCCGTCATATTCTTTCAACCACTGAAATAAACTAAATAAAAACAAGATAAAAATATATGGCAAAATATATTTAATTTTCGGAATAAAAGATTTTATTTCAATTGATTTTAAGCTAAATGATTTTCGTTGTAAAAAAAGATATAAAATAGCTAATTCAATGAATAAGATATTAATTGTTTTATATCCTGCTTTAACAAAAGAATAAACTATTATGGCAACAAAAAAACCAAAAATAATTTCGTAACCAATGTTTTTTCTTCTAACTTTTTCCTTATTATTAAATAAAGAAAAAATCAAATGTCCAATTAATGCAAAAAGCATTAATAAGCCAGAATTAACTGCGAATAGTATAGTGATACCTATGAAATTCATATTTTATACCCTATAAAACAATTGAATCTTATTTGTAATTATTTCCACATTTTCATTTGACAATTCAAAGAAAAAAGGCAATCTCAAAAGTCTGTTTTCGTAATAATCAGACATTTTCAGTTCCCTATTTCCGTGAATTTCTTTATAAAATTCTGATTTATGAAGCGAAAGATAATGAAAAACAGCAAAAATACCGTTTTCTTTTAAATATGCAAGCAAATTCGTTCGCTCTTCGAGACTATTGCAAACAATGTAAAACATATGTGCATTGTTACTTGCGTAATCAGGAATTTGCGGAAGTTGTATTAAGCCTTTTCCTTCAAGAGGTTTTAATAACTTATAGTATTGTTGCCAGATTTGCTTTCTTTTATTTTGGATGTTGTCTAGGTTTTCTAATTGGGCATATAAAAATGCGGCAATCATATCTGATGGTAAAAATGAAGAGCCAATATCTACCCAGCCGTATTTATCGACCTCTCCTCTGAAAAATGCAGCCCTGTTTGTTCCTTTTTCCCAAATAATTTCGGCACGTTTTAAAAAGCGTTCATCGTTGATAATTAGTAAACCGCCTTCGCCCGATTGCAGGTTTTTTGTTTCGTGAAAAGAAAATGCACCAAGATGACCTATTGAGCCAAGCGGTTTGCCTTTATAAAAACTATCAATTGCTTGTGCGGCATCTTCAATTACAAAAAGATTATATTTTTTTGCCAAAGCCATTATCTTATCCATATCGCATGCCATTCCGGCATAATGAACAGGAACTATTGCTTTGGTTCGTTCGGTAATAAGTTCTTCTACCTTGTCGGCATCAATATTTGGTGTATTTTTTTCGCTGTCGGCAAATATTATTTTTGCTCCTTGCCTTACAAAAGCATTTGCCGTTGAAACAAAGGTATAGGAAGACATAATAACTTCATCTCCTTGTTTTAAATCAATTAACATTGCAGACATTTCAAGTGCATCGGTGCAGCTTGTTGTCATCAATGTTTTTTTGAAACCATAGCGTTGTTCAAAAAAAGTTTGGCATTTTTTTGTAAAATATCCATTGCCTGATATATGATTATGCTCATATACGGCTTGAAAAATATAGTGTGCTTCTTTGCCTGTTAGGTATGGTTTATTGAATGTTATATTATTCATTATAAGCTTTTTAATAATTCTTTAAGTTCATATATCGGTATTATTTCAATGTTATGTTCTGTCTGTTCTGATTGCGAAAGGGTTACAATACACGATTTTGATACGGGTATTTTCTTTTGAGCATAAATTAATCCGCTTATTTCTCGTTCTCTATTTTTTGTATTTACTTCAAAAGTAGCTTGAATTGCTATTAATTGTTTGCCTTTTTTTACAATAAAATCGCACTCTTTATTTTCATTACACAAGAATACATCATTATACTCATATTTTAGTAATTCTGAAAATACAAAATTCTCAAACAATTTTCCTTTATTTTCTGAAAAATTTAATGAAGTTGCTGTTATTAAACCGTTGTCAATAGTATATAATTTTCGTTTCGATTTTAATTGTTTTTTTATTTTGAATGAAAATTGTGAAATTTCGTATATTAAAAATGCCTCTTGCATGGCGTTTATATATTCTTTGACA comes from Bacteroidales bacterium and encodes:
- the rffA gene encoding dTDP-4-amino-4,6-dideoxygalactose transaminase produces the protein MNNITFNKPYLTGKEAHYIFQAVYEHNHISGNGYFTKKCQTFFEQRYGFKKTLMTTSCTDALEMSAMLIDLKQGDEVIMSSYTFVSTANAFVRQGAKIIFADSEKNTPNIDADKVEELITERTKAIVPVHYAGMACDMDKIMALAKKYNLFVIEDAAQAIDSFYKGKPLGSIGHLGAFSFHETKNLQSGEGGLLIINDERFLKRAEIIWEKGTNRAAFFRGEVDKYGWVDIGSSFLPSDMIAAFLYAQLENLDNIQNKRKQIWQQYYKLLKPLEGKGLIQLPQIPDYASNNAHMFYIVCNSLEERTNLLAYLKENGIFAVFHYLSLHKSEFYKEIHGNRELKMSDYYENRLLRLPFFFELSNENVEIITNKIQLFYRV
- a CDS encoding DUF4143 domain-containing protein; its protein translation is MYPLSLSEILNYYNFTDNLTILQNKPKVLNILENSLKHGTFPEIVLKNSEQIKHEILTNYYDSILIKDCIINKNIRDNKSFKELAFYIFNNLSVLFSYNSLSKATGINDLSVKEYINAMQEAFLIYEISQFSFKIKKQLKSKRKLYTIDNGLITATSLNFSENKGKLFENFVFSELLKYEYNDVFLCNENKECDFIVKKGKQLIAIQATFEVNTKNREREISGLIYAQKKIPVSKSCIVTLSQSEQTEHNIEIIPIYELKELLKSL